One genomic region from Chloroflexota bacterium encodes:
- a CDS encoding sulfite oxidase yields MSHRIMPLMEHKSSSTPATYYAKPDRDLALEGLRDEITPSDTHFLLRHSDLPKDFDAAAWRLTVAGLVKRPLSLSLRELMSRPKVTMTVTLECVGNGRQTKDKPRRLGMVGNAQWTGRPLGGLLREAGVDRRAVEIVFTGFDLRIRDGKNQPYYSSLAVADAMRDDMLLAYGMDGEPLPEDHGYPLRLVVPGWFGMYSVRWLERIEAVGEPADEKAKYGGWFVPDTYQPARALMIPPGPFDEASGAYRVKAGPVVLAGRAWGGRFGLRSAEVSVDAGATWHPVRLEHRDGSPFGWRSWSFEWPASPGRHAIYVRAADLQGAVQPMTAEGAGKTAAQRVDIVAV; encoded by the coding sequence TTGTCCCACCGTATAATGCCGCTCATGGAGCACAAGTCCTCCTCGACGCCTGCGACCTACTATGCCAAGCCCGATCGCGACCTCGCGCTGGAGGGCTTGCGCGATGAGATCACGCCGAGCGATACACATTTCCTCCTTCGCCACTCCGATTTGCCGAAAGACTTCGATGCTGCCGCGTGGCGGCTCACCGTCGCGGGCCTGGTGAAAAGGCCTCTCAGCCTCTCCTTGCGCGAACTCATGTCCCGCCCGAAGGTCACCATGACTGTCACGCTGGAGTGTGTCGGCAACGGGCGGCAGACGAAGGACAAGCCGCGACGGCTCGGCATGGTCGGCAACGCCCAGTGGACGGGCAGGCCGCTCGGCGGCCTCTTGCGCGAAGCCGGCGTGGACAGGCGCGCCGTCGAGATCGTCTTCACCGGCTTTGATCTTCGCATCCGCGATGGCAAGAACCAGCCCTACTACAGCAGCCTCGCGGTTGCCGACGCCATGCGCGACGATATGCTCCTGGCCTACGGCATGGACGGCGAACCTCTGCCTGAAGATCACGGGTACCCCTTGCGCTTGGTCGTTCCCGGCTGGTTCGGCATGTACAGCGTCCGCTGGCTCGAGCGCATCGAGGCCGTCGGCGAGCCTGCCGATGAAAAGGCGAAGTACGGCGGCTGGTTCGTCCCCGATACCTACCAACCGGCGCGCGCCTTGATGATTCCCCCAGGCCCGTTCGATGAGGCGAGCGGCGCCTATCGCGTCAAGGCCGGGCCTGTCGTCCTCGCGGGCCGCGCCTGGGGCGGCCGCTTCGGCCTCAGGAGCGCCGAAGTCAGCGTAGACGCCGGCGCCACCTGGCATCCTGTGCGGCTTGAGCATCGCGATGGCTCGCCCTTCGGCTGGCGCTCTTGGAGCTTCGAATGGCCCGCCTCTCCCGGGAGACACGCCATCTACGTTCGCGCCGCTGACCTGCAAGGCGCCGTCCAGCCGATGACTGCCGAAGGCGCAGGCAAGACTGCCGCCCAGCGCGTGGATATCGTTGCGGTATAA
- a CDS encoding alpha/beta hydrolase encodes MPAIAINGCAIHYELLGTGPSLVLTPGGRGGMDFVRPLAQRLAARHRVLIWDRRNCGKSDLWFGASPSEQEIWADDLAYLLRALDLAPAVVTGGSAGARLSLVTALRHPEVVRALALWSVSGGPYACQVLGYDYHVPFIKAAEAGGMEAVAKTPFFAERIAMNSGNRARLLAVNPADFIGVIHRWNTFFYHRHDCPVIGITHQELATVLAPTLVFAGNDDIHPASASDAIARACPNVTAAPPAWSREEFTAKITGVVPGGVMSLWERVAPTVLAFTAKLK; translated from the coding sequence ATGCCTGCCATCGCCATCAACGGCTGCGCCATCCACTATGAGCTCCTCGGCACCGGGCCGTCCCTCGTCCTCACGCCCGGCGGCCGCGGCGGCATGGACTTCGTCCGTCCCCTTGCCCAAAGGCTCGCCGCACGGCATCGCGTCCTCATCTGGGATCGCCGCAACTGCGGCAAGTCCGACCTCTGGTTCGGCGCATCGCCCTCCGAGCAGGAAATCTGGGCCGACGACCTTGCCTATCTCCTCCGTGCCCTGGACCTTGCTCCTGCCGTCGTCACCGGCGGCTCCGCCGGCGCGCGACTCTCCCTGGTGACGGCTCTCCGCCACCCGGAGGTCGTTCGCGCACTCGCCTTGTGGTCCGTCTCCGGCGGCCCCTACGCATGCCAGGTCCTGGGCTATGACTACCACGTCCCCTTCATCAAGGCCGCCGAGGCCGGCGGCATGGAGGCCGTCGCCAAGACACCCTTCTTCGCCGAGCGCATCGCCATGAACTCCGGCAATCGCGCGCGCCTCCTGGCGGTGAACCCCGCCGACTTCATCGGCGTCATACATCGGTGGAACACCTTCTTCTACCATCGCCACGATTGCCCCGTCATCGGCATCACCCACCAGGAGCTTGCCACCGTCCTCGCGCCCACCCTCGTCTTCGCAGGCAACGACGATATCCATCCCGCCTCCGCCTCGGACGCCATCGCCAGAGCATGTCCCAACGTCACGGCCGCGCCTCCGGCCTGGTCGCGAGAAGAGTTCACTGCCAAGATCACAGGCGTCGTCCCCGGCGGCGTCATGTCCCTCTGGGAGCGCGTCGCCCCAACCGTCCTGGCCTTCACCGCAAAGCTGAAGTAG
- a CDS encoding HD domain-containing protein, producing the protein MAYDLGMETTQETKARITKEVAALPEGVRRHIEEVRQWCVTLARAHQIDPAKAELAALAHDICRTVKAPELLAKARGYGVPVTRLDEAFPVFLHGPIGAWVLKQKYGVGDEEVLNAIACHTMGRAGMTAMDKALFLADKLDPSKVSRYPFIAEVARLAKEDLDAAMVCFLDHQVKAFLEQGDLVHPGMIEARNEALLTKRRQQ; encoded by the coding sequence TGGGGATGGAGACAACGCAGGAGACGAAGGCGCGAATCACGAAAGAGGTAGCGGCGCTGCCGGAGGGCGTGAGGCGGCACATCGAAGAGGTGCGGCAGTGGTGCGTGACGCTGGCGAGGGCGCATCAAATTGATCCTGCGAAGGCGGAGCTTGCCGCGCTGGCGCACGATATCTGCCGCACGGTGAAGGCCCCGGAGCTTCTGGCGAAGGCGCGGGGGTACGGCGTCCCGGTTACGAGGCTGGACGAGGCCTTCCCCGTCTTTCTGCACGGGCCGATCGGAGCCTGGGTGCTGAAGCAGAAGTACGGCGTGGGTGACGAAGAGGTCTTGAACGCCATAGCCTGTCACACGATGGGCCGCGCCGGAATGACGGCGATGGACAAGGCGCTTTTCCTGGCGGACAAGCTCGACCCCTCGAAGGTCTCTCGGTATCCGTTCATCGCAGAAGTGGCGCGGCTGGCGAAGGAAGACCTGGATGCGGCGATGGTCTGCTTCTTAGACCACCAGGTGAAGGCGTTCCTGGAACAGGGAGACCTGGTACACCCAGGAATGATCGAAGCGCGGAACGAGGCCTTGCTTACAAAAAGAAGGCAACAGTAG